CATTGCATCCAACTGAGTTCTCTTTAATGTAACTGACGATTGCGAAACAATACGGAACACTTCGCAGTCGATGAATGGATAAGTCACCAGCATTGCGCCAAAACAAGCGCCTCACAACATGCTAAAGCTCCAAGGTCATCATTTTAGTTAGCGATGGAAACACCATAACCAAATATCCAAAATAGTTGCCATTACGACCACAAAACACAAGTATCACCTCCACTTGATACATCACCATCAATATTTAACTTAGCAATCCCATGCGGCGAATGAACCCATTTCTAGGTTATCCATTTTATCTAAATTTTCATATTCACGTGAATCGGTTGTGCATACCCTAGgtctaatgtaacatcccaaattttcaatttggtatgttatacatagatcatcattgcatatcatattttattgcattttgacaaatcctcgataaatcctaagcaactcaaggaccctcggagagagttggggattttctcgaattttcatatttgattttcatcaaattataaaacgaggattttggttttaataatttttctctccggaaaaatatttcatttttaaaataaatgagaggagaaaatatgacttctccaaaacaattgaaatactggaggaaaagtgttaaaaacatttattggaatttattcggattttatttgcaattttattgcattataaaaatattgcatgttttcaaaaatttattttgtgtcaaaaaaatattcaccctattctagattttctaactagacggggaaaatttgttttatcttttttggacttttatttatttttctacgaatttttccgcggaacgtatttaaaaaaaaattcgccgcgcccgactgggccgagcccagcagagccaggccgccggcccgcccgccgtctccttccccgcgacgacgcccgccgccgcccggtgtCCATGGCGAGCACGGGAAccccggtgcccccttccccaagccgccgaacccccccttctatatatactccccctgcctcctcctctcaccccgccgcccgcacccaaaccccgccgccgcccgcgccggaaGCCCGCCCCggacgcccgcgccgccgccgccttgcgccgtcgccgcccctcgccgaccccgccgccggagccgcccctcgccgcccgaccccgccgccctcgccgcccctcgccggagcacgggagccccgccggagctctgTCCCGAGGAGGTAGACCTCGCCTCGTTTTGCcggttttgtttttttttaaaacccctagatcggtttttttcggttttgttattttgtgaacgttcaccgaaccgttcgttttaacgaacgcgttcatcggtttttctctgttaacgaacgtccgttctttaaccgttcgtccgtttttcttttttcgtcggattttccgcgattttctcagattcgatttctgatcgaatcttcgtttctgtttaacttttcgctcgtttatcggaatcaggcgattcaagcgcctagagtttcgtctcgaaattctctttccgtttaacctactcaaacaagtttttgctactgtaaaatttgacctagatccagattagtaaacgaagcttgtttctttcgccgtttgactttcgttgcttcgttctagttgattctttttgcaaaccggagttcttaagttgaactttctggttggatctttcattcgagttttacctgtgcattagatgagtactgactgtctgcttgtttgtttgcgatagagtacccggagtgtgccgcttgttacttcgaatcgctaggtttcgcggatcatcagcaaggcaagtaacactttgatcatactttccatacccagttttattgcattagatctattcctcaaacacttgcatggttaggatctaattaaattgtgggttttgggaagtagttgaggtagtacctattacctgttcttttatcaaacccttgggagttacttctacgttgccattatattgccatgctatgctcgtagacgtggattgggtttgagagatattcatgacagatgtgagattgttattaatggtttacctaaggtggcaactaaaactcacatctgggtggattgaggcacctggagaatccagtgttgtctgtttgtataaggaccgccacccaggctcaaagggatcataagattattcatgctggaaacttccgtgtgcagccgcaagctattatgggctctagcatagttgagtaagttgtgggaaacctttccatgatgggctagcagatgtaggggattgtaggtgtaccggcctatctatcggttaaggggacctcttcggaaagaccgtgtctcgatcatccgtttctcaaacatcatgcagtgcgagaatcaagcggaggcgatcgagtcttgtggggaaaagtgcacaaacctctgcagagtgtacaaactaatcatggttagccgtgtccccggttatggacaacttgagtatctagtacctggattatcatttgaatctcatcaccatgttactttaattaattttgttgggttaatgatgacttcttaattgggattgagatgctgtcaaccatctcaatgtttcacaaccaccatgatagttaaataaaatttattcctttgaagtagggaaaaattggcttttcgcataaaacttaaccatagagctttccaccagccatatatgcatgtagtatagcattattattgttcattactctctatgtgttactttgccagcatattctatgtgctgacccgttttcgggctgcaacgtttcatgttgcagacttttcagacgacgagtaaggtgccttaggtcgtggtcttatactcagtgatgccgctggagttgatggactcacttatcttccaagtcttccgctgttatcgtttttagatggccttaagccatatttatcatacttaatctctttggagatattcgatgtaataagtgtgtgattgctactctgttataaatcctccatttgtactgtgcgtgtcagcattactgatccagggatgacactggtgcacagcagcacagaccatttgaggtctggtcgctacatctaaTATGAATCATAGGATGAAAGTATGAGTGCAGAGAGGTGACTGGAACTCTCCTTCATTGATCTTCTAGAATTGGTCATTGTCTGTCACCTCACCTTAATGACCAAGGAATTAAATCTTTCGACGAATATGAATCCGACACCCAAGGTCGATTCCAGAGGGTCACTGTAGAATCTTTTATATGCAACACACTAGTAACCGTGCATCCATAAAACATCTTcaactaaaataagtaaagtgtGCAAGTTTGTTCTTTTCACATGTACAACTGTTACTCTCATAACATTATTTTGTTAACTTTGTTAGTTTCAGTAGTATTGATGTGGAAACAAATATGTAGAAAAACATGTAATTTACATGGAAGTTGATTTCgaaacctcgggggggggggggggcattttccCAATGAAAAGGTCTTTTGGGTATTATATTTCCCTATAATTTTAAGCTATATCCTCCTCCCCCAAGCCTCAAAACCCCAAACCATTTAAAGGATGAGTACCCCATGAATCTAGGAGTCATCTCTTGACATCCTCCATTGTTCCTCTCCTCTCATCCCTCTATAGTATAATTATCTTTGGATGAGATTCGTGAGAGAGGGATTTAGCATTAgtttgttctttctttgcatttgtTTCATTGGTTTGAGCTCTGCGTGTTGATTTATTCGGGTGAGAACCCCTGAGTTTGTTACTCTTGGAGGACACCGCCTCCTAGACAGTTTGGTGATTATTGCCTTGGTAACCCCTTTGTGGAGTTTGTGAAGAGGTCCCAGTTGCCCCTTTTGGGGATTGTCAAGTGGTTATTGAGCTTGACATCTTTGGAGTGGAGGAAGAGGATACTCATAGCGAAGGTGTGCTCATACTTAGTTTAGTGGGGCCTCAGAGAACAAGGCTAGAAGATTGGTCTTTGAGGGCCTTTACGATCTTGCGCCTCTCCAGGGAGACTAGAGTACGAGTGACTACTTGAACTTGAGTAAACGATTGGTTGTCTCGTGCCCCCTTCACTTTGCGTAactcatacttgctactattgattTAAATTGTGCTTAGTGTGAATTATTAGCTCCTATCATTCATTTCAATATCTTGCTATTATCCTCTGTTTCCTTATCTTATGTAAGTTTGTCCAACATACAtgtgcttgcatgtatctttgttGTGCACATCTTGTTTAGCTTAAGTTTTTGGTGCAGTTAAttaatgtatttaaaaattgtgCTTGAAAATTAGCCACCTAgctagtttatttccgcattagcaTAAAGTCAAATCTATAAAAAAAATCCTATTCACATTCCCCTCCGGGCAACATCTTGGGATGTTTCAGAGGCTTTTGTATGTGAGATTAAACATATGGAGCACAAAATATTTAATCAGACAAGTTGACCATCAGAAATTTAATATAGAAAACAAAGAACATTTGAATATTTGAAAATAACATGCACATCTTAGTTAAGAGCGCAGGCGTGCAAAATTCAATTTGTTAAATATAACATAAAATAAATTCTAAAGTTAAATCCGGATGGAACGTTTATGCCTAGACAGAGTCATGGTGGCAAGGGCGTGGTTGCCCGCGACTCTCATGGCAGTCGTGTTGACTGGGGCGGACCCACATTGGGTCGAGTAGGCCTAGGCCCCCAGTCAGTTTCTATTTCTCTAGCTTTGAAGCCCAACTTTTTACTAGTTGGGACCTCAGATAGCAAATCAAATGTGCCCTCCTTCACTTGGGCCTCCACTGAAATTTTGGGCATGTGTCGTCTACCCCTGCACGTGTGAAGGATATTGGAAGTGCCTTTGCTGAGGAGTTATGTGCTACCGTGATGATTTAATTTGGTTGTTGTTCTTATCCAAATTGAAGTTCGAACGGATGCAAAGCTAGTTAAGCTTTCACTGGATATTGGAAGTGCATTTGTTGAGGAGTTATGTGCTACCGAGGTGATTTAATTTAGCTGCGGTGCTTGGAGCTATCTAAATTGAAGTTTGAACATATGCAAAGCTAGTTATGCTTGCATTGAATAGGAAGCAGGTGAATTTCACGCGGCAGGCCATTGCCATTAACGAGCTAAGGGCATCCAACACAAACCCCCAAAAGGACATCGCAAATGTCTGCGGGCCTGTCCGGGACGTGTGCACGGACAGGATAGGGGGTGGAGTCATCCAATGCTATCCCATATTTATCCGGTTTCATCCATCTACGCATGTGCATGTCGAGGTTGAGGAGGGACGGGGGTGTTCTGATGTCCCACATGGTGGCTTTTGGTTGGCTGGGCAGATGTCGGGAAAGCCCCCCAAGTTTGCTACGGCTTTGCCGGAATTTGGATGTTCGGAAGCGTTCGCGGACGTTTGAGGGATAGTATTGGATGTTTTCCATGCCCCAGGCCATGACAGAGTCTTGTCGGTGGTCTCCAAATGGTTCAAATTACAGTATCTGAATGTAAGTTTATGCCTGCCTACCCAGGAAACCCACTATTTACAGCACACGGTCGTTCAACACACATACCCCGGGCCCCGAGTAACTCAAATTACTACAAACGTAATTTATTTATTAAAATGGACAAACATACATGAATCAGGTCTAGAGAGGTGACATCTCCCGTCGGTCTGTCACGATGACACAAGCCTGGCATCTTATCTTAAATTAGCCATAGCTAGCGTGTGAGACTGATCAAAACTCAATAGCACCATCCGGAAGCTGCAGTCGCCGGGGCGACGAAGGCGACTCCCATGTCGTGATCACGCTTATGCTTCGCCTGAACTAAGTTCGTTCGAAGGCTCGCCTCCTGCATCTGCAGCACCGGACTCACACAAGAATTGAATAGTTAAGCAGAAATGTAGATATAGTGCAACTAGTCGACGTACGAATGGCACTTAGAAAAGCAAAGGAGTATTGCGTGAGAAAGATCGATCGAATCGGTCCAAAAAGTGAAAGAAGTTCAGTACGGTACAAGATTCAGAGTAGGTCTGTTCCGGTGAAACATCACTGGGGGCAGAAAAAACGACGTGCCACCAACACCCACCTGCAAGCGAGTGACGATCCTGGACAGCCGCATGGCTTCCTCGAGCCCTTCCACCTCCTGCCGTATCGTGCTTGCAAGCTCGCCTAGCGCGCCGCTCGTCGCTCCGGCCTGCAGAAAGGCGCCGGCGACATGCAGTCACACCGGAGTCGAGTACGTACGTGAAGAGAACGTGCAGGAACCGGGGAAACTTTATATTTGCCGTGATTGTTGCGTGCGTACCGTGGCGTAGAACGTGTCGGCGTTGGCTTCGATCTCGGTCACCGTGCCCACGCAGGCGAACATGATCTCGTGGAGCGACTCCATGTCGACCTGCATGCAAAGTGTTGCGCCCTAGCTGTCAGATGGAGGGGAGTGAGAGGTAAAcaagtgtgtgtgcgcgcgcgcgctgTGTTATGGGGGAGTGCGTCTGCATACTTGGGCGCCGGCGGTTACGGGGAGAGGTGTGCAGGCGGcggagagggcgccggcgaggtcgGTGACGGCGTCGGAGTGGGGCTTGTCGAGCGACTCCCATGGTGCGAGGAGGGGGAGCTGCGGCCGCAGCAGCCTTTCCAGCTTCAGTTtctgccgccgccgctgcgccaCGATCCGCTTCGCCGCATGGATGTTGCGCAGCTCCGCCACGCGGAGCCACGTGTAGAACAGCTTGTTCTGCATGCATGCAGGTGCCATGACCATCCATCACCTCACCAATATACTCGGCCGCTGAAGGACACGATGCGTGCATGGCTCACCTCGGCTGCGGAGGTCGCGCGGGCGACGGCCTTCTCCATCCGAGCGTTGGCGAACCGCCACTGCAGCAGCCGCGTGGCGAGCACGCGCGCCCGGTGCACCGTCTCCTCCTTCTCGGACCCCTCCCTCTTCCGCGCCATCATGTCCCTCAGCGCGCCAGCCGATACTTTATCCGCCGGGGTTTCGTCCGGCGACGCCCCCCCGGTGCTCCGCCTCCGCCTCGTCGGTTCCCAGGGGCCTTGCCTCGCACCGACGCCGGGCTGTGGCGGCGACCGGAGGGGGGATAGCGTCACCGCCCCGGCGTCCGCGCCGTGGACAGTGTTCTGGTCCTTGCTGCTCAGTGCCCGGCGGGGCGGCTGCGCGGCTGCATCGGCGTCGCCGGGGCTTGGCTTCTTCTTGTGGCCGAACGAGGCCGCCTTGCGGAGGGAGCGTGCGAAGTTGGCCGAGGAGAAGAGCGGCGCGGCGCGCATCCCGTCGTAGGCGAACGCCCCAGCGCCGGCGCGGGAAGCAGAGCTGGAGCTGCGCCCCAGCCGGCGCGCGGACGCCGTCTGCGGCCTAGGGATGCTACCGCCGGCGGACTCCATAGACGACGGAGGCCGATAAATTAATAAATATATAAAATTACGAATACACAAATAAGTTAATAaattatataaataaataaataaaattaagcTTCTCCGAATGGATCAGAGCAAGCGCGGTGTTCGCAGCATCCTAAAGACTAGGGGGGAGAAGAATGAAAGATGCATCACAAGGACACTAGCCGGCTCCAAAACGCCACTAGATATAGGTGGAGAACAGGTGGTTCTTCCATTCCATGCACGCGAGGACGCGTCCCTCTCATGAGGCACGACGGAGCAACCAGATGCCATATATTCTCGACCTGTCGACCATCTCCTCAAATCTTTCCTGGTCGTACGTCTAATAGTTACTCGTACTCATCACACCATCAGATCATTTCACTTGTGACTTTTGATTGTGTGCACACCATCACCATGGAAAGTTCTTTCAGCATGTTTTTCCAGATGCATGTGTTCTGGAAGTGGTGGGGTTTGGTGGGAGAAAGGGAGAGGGCGGGCAGGTGTACGCCATCTGTTGAGTGCCGGTACGCCATGGTGACCTAGAATCCTTTTCAATTTGGCCGTGCGCAAGCTGCAATTTCTTTTCGTACCCGCTAGCCTCCCGGGTCGCTTCCAGCGACTCTGCAGGCGCCGCCGCAGCTACCTTCGGAGGCCCTTCCACGCAGCCCCGTTTACCTTGCCGCCGCCGGAGAGGAGGCCGGCcgccggcggacggcggcggcggggtgtccCAGCCCGT
This DNA window, taken from Triticum aestivum cultivar Chinese Spring chromosome 1D, IWGSC CS RefSeq v2.1, whole genome shotgun sequence, encodes the following:
- the LOC123168851 gene encoding QWRF motif-containing protein 7, giving the protein MESAGGSIPRPQTASARRLGRSSSSASRAGAGAFAYDGMRAAPLFSSANFARSLRKAASFGHKKKPSPGDADAAAQPPRRALSSKDQNTVHGADAGAVTLSPLRSPPQPGVGARQGPWEPTRRRRSTGGASPDETPADKVSAGALRDMMARKREGSEKEETVHRARVLATRLLQWRFANARMEKAVARATSAAENKLFYTWLRVAELRNIHAAKRIVAQRRRQKLKLERLLRPQLPLLAPWESLDKPHSDAVTDLAGALSAACTPLPVTAGAQVDMESLHEIMFACVGTVTEIEANADTFYATAGATSGALGELASTIRQEVEGLEEAMRLSRIVTRLQMQEASLRTNLVQAKHKRDHDMGVAFVAPATAASGWCY